ATAATTCTTCCTTTTGGGTAACCATTTACTCCAAGAGCTAAATCAACCCCAAGAGAGCCAGAAGAAATCGTTTCTACCTCCACAATGGCTCTGTCGCCCATTTTCATTACGGTTCCTTTTCCGTAGGTTTTGTCAAGTTTATCAAGCGTTAGTTGTAACGCTTTTAATTTGGCTTCTTTGTCTGAACTCATCTTTTTTTAATATCTAAATTATTATTTTCTTTCCGTTTAAAATTAAAGAAACTGCTTTTTTAATCTTTAATTGGTCAGGCTTATATTTTGTAAAATTACTTCTTTTTTTGAAGTTTGATTGTTCCAAATTGTCACAAATTAACTATAAAAATAACGCCTTTAATTCTGTTGCATCAGAAGGTTTCATTTTTCCTGCAAGTAGTAAACTCAGCTGTTTACGGCGCAAAGCAGCATCAAAACGCTGAATTTCGAGTTCGGTTTCCGGTACAATAGGCGGTACTTCAACCGGTCTTCCGGTGTCGTCTACTGCCACAAATGTGTAAATAGCTTCGTTTGCTTTTGTTCTGTTTCCGGATTCGCGGTCTTCTACCCAAACGTCTATAAAAACTTCCATGGAACTTTTAAAAGATCTCGAAACTTTGGCTTCGACCGTAACAACGCTTCCAAGAGAAATTGCTCTGTTAAAAGCAACGTGATTTACAGAAGCCGTAACTACAATCCGGCGTGAATGTCTGCGTGCGGCAATACTAGCTGCACGG
This portion of the Flavobacterium gelatinilyticum genome encodes:
- a CDS encoding acyl-CoA thioesterase; translated protein: MNPKHPSESLTILTDLVLPSETNPLNNLFGGELLARMDRAASIAARRHSRRIVVTASVNHVAFNRAISLGSVVTVEAKVSRSFKSSMEVFIDVWVEDRESGNRTKANEAIYTFVAVDDTGRPVEVPPIVPETELEIQRFDAALRRKQLSLLLAGKMKPSDATELKALFL